In Treponema vincentii, a single window of DNA contains:
- a CDS encoding flotillin family protein, which translates to MTIGIYIALGCFVLALIIIVLTGYVKAAPDEAIIISGLKKPKRFLIGRAGIRIPFFERKDSLALGLIPIDVKTSSSVPTADYINIMVDAIVNIKISTEREKLEHATKNFLNLPSENIGAIAREVLEGNMREIVGKMSLQEMVNDRQKFAELVKNNAEPDLASMGLDIISFNVQNFTDSESVITNLGIDNIEQIRKTAQIARAEAERDIAMAQANANSKANEAKVRADQEIAERENQLTIKKAELKKLSDSKEAEAAAAGKIQEQEQRKTIEENTIKAEIAKQEQVIILKQREAEAMEQSLDAQIKKKAEADKFAAEQKADANLYTRKKEAEAAAYEQKQQAEAFKAKADADRYIAEQEAAGIRAKGEAEAEAIKLTALAEAEGMKAKVLSEAEGIDKKAEAMKKMGEAAVLEMYFNALPAVAKNLAEPLAKVEKIVMYGDGNNTKLMKDIIGTANQIFDGTSEAAGFNVKSLLAGFLGGKLSAVSGQTGAADTPQSDNQPKE; encoded by the coding sequence ATGACTATCGGTATATATATCGCACTTGGATGTTTTGTATTGGCTCTTATTATCATCGTCCTTACAGGGTATGTAAAAGCTGCGCCTGATGAAGCGATTATCATATCAGGATTAAAAAAACCAAAACGCTTTTTAATCGGTCGAGCGGGTATACGAATTCCGTTTTTTGAACGAAAAGATTCGCTTGCATTGGGGCTTATTCCGATAGATGTTAAAACCTCATCGTCGGTGCCGACTGCGGATTATATCAATATTATGGTGGATGCTATTGTTAATATTAAAATATCAACAGAGAGGGAAAAGCTTGAGCACGCAACAAAGAATTTTCTGAATTTGCCGTCTGAAAATATCGGCGCTATTGCCCGTGAGGTACTTGAAGGTAATATGCGCGAAATTGTCGGAAAAATGAGTTTACAGGAAATGGTAAATGACCGACAAAAATTTGCTGAATTGGTAAAAAACAATGCGGAACCTGATTTAGCGTCGATGGGTCTCGATATTATTTCATTCAATGTGCAAAATTTTACGGATAGCGAATCAGTGATCACTAATCTCGGTATTGATAATATCGAACAAATCAGAAAAACCGCGCAAATTGCCCGCGCGGAGGCGGAACGGGATATTGCAATGGCTCAAGCGAATGCAAACAGCAAGGCGAATGAAGCGAAGGTTAGAGCCGATCAGGAAATTGCGGAACGGGAAAATCAGCTAACGATTAAAAAAGCAGAATTAAAAAAACTGAGCGATTCCAAGGAAGCCGAAGCGGCTGCGGCAGGGAAAATCCAAGAGCAGGAGCAACGTAAAACAATCGAAGAAAACACCATAAAGGCCGAGATCGCTAAACAAGAACAAGTTATAATTCTCAAGCAGAGAGAAGCCGAGGCGATGGAGCAATCTCTTGATGCCCAGATTAAGAAAAAGGCTGAAGCGGATAAATTTGCAGCCGAACAAAAGGCGGACGCAAACCTTTATACCCGTAAAAAAGAAGCGGAAGCCGCAGCGTATGAACAAAAGCAACAGGCTGAGGCGTTTAAGGCAAAGGCAGATGCTGACCGGTATATTGCGGAGCAGGAAGCGGCAGGTATCCGTGCAAAAGGAGAAGCCGAAGCGGAAGCCATAAAACTGACTGCCCTTGCCGAGGCCGAGGGTATGAAGGCGAAGGTTTTGAGTGAAGCCGAAGGTATTGATAAAAAAGCCGAAGCCATGAAGAAGATGGGGGAGGCGGCTGTTTTGGAAATGTACTTTAATGCGTTGCCGGCTGTTGCAAAAAATCTTGCCGAACCGCTTGCAAAGGTAGAAAAAATTGTAATGTACGGCGATGGAAATAATACCAAGCTTATGAAGGATATTATCGGGACTGCAAATCAAATTTTTGACGGTACGAGCGAGGCTGCCGGTTTCAATGTAAAATCGTTGCTTGCGGGTTTTTTGGGCGGAAAACTATCCGCTGTGTCCGGACAGACGGGAGCTGCCGATACGCCGCAATCGGATAATCAGCCAAAAGAATAA
- a CDS encoding THUMP domain-containing class I SAM-dependent RNA methyltransferase, which translates to MLEFLALCAVGAEPILSNELKLLDFKPVNRLPGRVFITPTLKEPEVVSIMRANFYLRTADRLYLVLKEFAADNFDTLYDTVAAVDWQRFFSKDSKITVDKVRTFKSKLASEHAVQRAVHKAVCTALCSAWKMDVLPETGKEYSIRIYIEHNRVYLLLDLSGEPLHRRGYRLSGGTAPMRETLAAVLLQCMQWKRKLPLHDAFCGSGTIPIEAVWYAYNIPPGIGRSFAFETFACYSSKKDRQLIEEERRRGTLNIRTDCLVRVSGSDNDPEAVRLAQANAERACMLAGKALQRIGKDNRIPRPEFIQADFSELAAPYPEGVLLSNPPYGDRLGDEQEATALYEKMTSIPHEFQNWRLGFITDKPAFADIFLRAGITLKKRPLKSGNLDTCLYYYGL; encoded by the coding sequence ATGCTTGAATTTTTAGCGCTTTGCGCAGTCGGCGCCGAGCCGATCCTTTCAAATGAATTAAAACTGTTAGACTTTAAACCGGTTAACCGATTGCCGGGACGTGTTTTTATTACCCCTACGCTGAAGGAGCCGGAAGTTGTAAGCATCATGCGTGCAAACTTTTATCTCCGCACTGCGGACAGGCTCTATCTCGTCCTGAAAGAATTTGCCGCTGATAACTTCGATACGTTGTATGACACCGTTGCCGCGGTGGATTGGCAGCGTTTTTTTTCCAAAGATTCCAAGATAACGGTAGACAAGGTGAGAACCTTTAAGAGTAAACTCGCTTCCGAACATGCAGTGCAGCGAGCTGTTCATAAGGCGGTATGTACCGCGCTCTGTTCCGCATGGAAGATGGATGTATTACCGGAAACGGGGAAGGAGTACAGCATACGCATATATATAGAACATAACCGCGTGTATCTGCTGCTCGACCTTTCGGGAGAGCCGCTACACCGGCGGGGATACCGCTTAAGCGGAGGCACCGCGCCGATGAGAGAAACGCTGGCGGCTGTTTTGTTGCAGTGTATGCAATGGAAACGGAAGCTGCCGCTGCACGACGCTTTTTGCGGGTCGGGTACCATCCCGATTGAAGCGGTGTGGTATGCCTATAATATTCCGCCCGGAATCGGCCGCAGCTTTGCCTTTGAAACCTTTGCCTGCTATTCGTCTAAAAAAGACCGGCAGCTCATTGAAGAAGAACGCCGGCGCGGTACGCTCAATATCCGCACGGATTGCTTGGTACGGGTGAGCGGTTCCGACAACGATCCGGAGGCGGTGCGGCTTGCGCAAGCCAATGCAGAGCGTGCCTGTATGCTTGCAGGTAAAGCGCTGCAGCGGATTGGAAAAGATAACCGTATCCCGCGCCCCGAATTTATCCAAGCTGATTTTAGCGAACTTGCCGCGCCGTATCCCGAAGGAGTGCTTCTTTCCAATCCGCCTTACGGAGACCGCCTCGGGGATGAACAGGAAGCAACCGCGCTCTACGAAAAAATGACGTCCATTCCGCACGAGTTTCAAAACTGGCGCTTAGGTTTTATTACCGATAAACCGGCTTTTGCGGACATATTCCTGCGTGCAGGCATTACGCTCAAAAAGCGGCCGTTAAAGAGTGGCAACCTCGACACCTGCCTGTATTATTACGGGTTGTAG
- a CDS encoding ABC transporter ATP-binding protein — translation MKGCEISIENVSKTFGDFHAVDNAVIHIKRGEFFSLLGPSGCGKTTLLRIIAGFEQPDSGIITFDGLNIVGIEAHKRQSNTVFQTYALFPHLSVYENVAFPLRIRKRPQEEIDRQVKEYLHLVQLDAHIYKKPSQLSGGQKQRVAIARALINEPRVLLLDEPLSALDAKLRANLLIELDKLHDQIGITFIFVTHDQSEALSVSDRIAVMNQGKVLQIGSPYEIYEQPATAFVAKFIGETNLFDATVVACEPHTDGFMVTLDTPALGTLVKITDYDKTEVGQPVCFTVRPEKIRISLEKPSSLTKELNVFRGEVEEPVYSGFQSKFFVKLECGTVVQVFKQHQNYLEDGPEIEWKDTVYVSWAANDGYIVEDLT, via the coding sequence GTGAAAGGGTGCGAAATTTCAATCGAAAATGTGTCAAAAACATTTGGTGATTTTCATGCAGTGGATAATGCGGTTATCCACATTAAGCGCGGGGAGTTTTTTTCGCTGTTGGGGCCTTCCGGCTGCGGAAAAACAACGCTGCTGCGCATTATTGCCGGATTTGAACAGCCGGATTCGGGGATTATAACCTTTGATGGGCTAAATATTGTCGGCATAGAAGCTCACAAACGGCAATCGAATACCGTTTTTCAAACCTATGCGCTCTTTCCGCACCTGTCAGTGTATGAAAACGTTGCCTTTCCGCTTAGGATTCGCAAACGCCCGCAGGAAGAAATTGATCGGCAGGTTAAAGAATATCTGCATTTGGTGCAGCTTGATGCGCATATCTACAAAAAGCCATCCCAACTTTCCGGTGGGCAGAAGCAGCGGGTTGCCATTGCCCGTGCGCTGATTAATGAACCGCGGGTGCTGCTCTTGGATGAACCGCTTTCCGCATTGGACGCAAAGTTACGGGCAAATCTTTTAATTGAGCTTGATAAACTGCACGACCAAATCGGCATTACCTTTATTTTTGTAACGCATGATCAAAGCGAAGCGCTGTCCGTTTCCGACCGTATTGCAGTGATGAATCAAGGGAAGGTGCTGCAAATCGGTAGTCCGTATGAAATCTACGAACAGCCTGCCACAGCTTTTGTCGCAAAATTTATCGGCGAAACAAACCTCTTTGATGCAACCGTGGTTGCGTGCGAGCCGCATACGGACGGCTTTATGGTTACGCTTGACACACCGGCGCTGGGAACTTTGGTTAAGATTACCGACTACGATAAAACCGAAGTGGGGCAGCCGGTATGCTTTACCGTGCGGCCGGAAAAAATCCGCATCTCGTTGGAAAAGCCGTCTTCTTTGACAAAGGAATTGAATGTTTTCCGCGGGGAAGTTGAAGAACCGGTGTATTCCGGTTTTCAGTCTAAGTTTTTTGTAAAGTTGGAATGCGGTACGGTGGTACAAGTTTTTAAGCAGCATCAAAATTATCTTGAAGACGGGCCGGAAATCGAGTGGAAGGATACGGTATATGTTTCGTGGGCGGCCAATGACGGCTACATCGTCGAAGATTTAACATAA
- the brnQ gene encoding branched-chain amino acid transport system II carrier protein yields MGKAGGDVQHFAGKVHPVFADVFGTVIMLGIGPLLALPRTAATTYEIGVLPFSASISPVVSSIVFFTIVLIFSIKPSKVIDTIGKYLTPVLIIVLAAIVIRAFIAPLGPLENPPPQNFFLKGFLEGYQTMDALAAMLFATIIINNIKERGYSDKKSLLKINLSAGLIAAAGLLLVYGGLLHAGASASMVFPKSISRTALLINICASLWGNVGTVILSISIAFACITTAIGLTATAGHFFKKLFHNKVSYEAIVIVVSVFSCWLANYGVENIIRYSVPLLEALYPVCILLTVMNLLDDYIPNRYYYVGGTVGTLLVSCLQAFASTEGIVNDFLGLFGAKPISFGGLAALLQKLPLSSIGIAWLIPAIIGAFLFGLLGGKKTDI; encoded by the coding sequence ATGGGAAAGGCAGGCGGCGATGTACAGCACTTTGCCGGTAAGGTTCATCCCGTTTTTGCCGATGTATTCGGTACCGTTATTATGCTGGGTATCGGGCCGCTATTAGCGCTGCCGCGGACAGCCGCAACAACGTATGAGATTGGCGTACTTCCGTTTAGCGCGTCGATAAGTCCCGTTGTCAGTTCCATCGTATTCTTTACGATTGTGTTGATATTTTCGATAAAACCATCGAAAGTAATCGATACTATCGGTAAATATTTAACGCCGGTGCTTATCATTGTGCTTGCGGCTATTGTTATCCGTGCCTTTATCGCTCCGCTCGGGCCGCTGGAAAATCCTCCTCCGCAGAATTTCTTTCTAAAGGGATTTCTGGAAGGATATCAGACGATGGACGCGCTTGCGGCCATGCTGTTTGCAACGATTATCATCAATAATATCAAGGAACGGGGATACTCTGACAAAAAATCGCTGTTAAAGATCAATCTTTCTGCCGGATTAATCGCTGCGGCAGGGCTCTTGCTGGTATACGGCGGATTACTGCATGCCGGCGCTTCCGCTTCGATGGTATTTCCAAAAAGCATCAGCCGCACTGCGCTCCTCATCAATATTTGTGCGAGTTTATGGGGTAATGTCGGAACGGTTATTTTGTCGATTTCGATTGCGTTTGCCTGTATTACCACCGCAATCGGTTTAACCGCCACCGCAGGACATTTTTTTAAAAAATTATTCCATAATAAGGTCTCTTATGAAGCAATTGTCATTGTCGTGTCGGTATTCAGCTGCTGGCTTGCTAATTATGGAGTAGAAAATATCATCCGCTATTCGGTACCGCTTTTGGAAGCGTTGTATCCGGTTTGTATCCTTTTAACGGTTATGAATCTTTTGGATGACTATATCCCCAATCGGTACTACTACGTCGGCGGAACGGTCGGTACGCTTTTAGTTAGCTGTTTGCAGGCATTTGCCTCGACAGAAGGTATTGTCAACGATTTTCTCGGTCTGTTCGGCGCAAAGCCCATCTCCTTCGGTGGTTTGGCTGCGCTGTTACAAAAGCTTCCGCTTTCAAGTATCGGTATTGCGTGGCTTATTCCGGCAATCATCGGTGCGTTCTTATTCGGACTGCTTGGCGGAAAAAAGACGGATATTTAA
- a CDS encoding branched-chain amino acid transport system II carrier protein, with product MKKGFRDCIIVGFALFAMFFGAGNLIFPPLLGFMTGSKWFITFIAFSITGICIPILGIFCNGKGRRRCTALCR from the coding sequence ATGAAGAAAGGCTTTAGAGACTGTATCATTGTCGGCTTTGCACTCTTTGCAATGTTTTTTGGCGCCGGAAATCTTATCTTTCCGCCGCTGCTCGGGTTTATGACCGGCAGCAAATGGTTTATTACGTTTATCGCATTCTCTATTACAGGTATTTGTATTCCGATTTTGGGTATTTTTTGCAATGGGAAAGGCAGGCGGCGATGTACAGCACTTTGCCGGTAA
- a CDS encoding ABC transporter permease codes for MVQDHSRRRYAFLYTFPMAAWFTVFFVLPLLIIGVYSFLQKGLYGGVVRHFTFSAYIQLFTASYGLLFVRTLCVSIAVTLICILLALPAGYAIARSKHQLFFLVLIIIPFWTNSLIRINAWISILGTQGFLNGLLKRLHLITESIPFLYNRQAVILVLVYMFIPYAIFPIFSAIDKFDFSLLEAARDLGATKTEAIFKVMLPNIRAGILTAVIFTFIPVFGSYTVPLLVGGKDSYMIGNLIVDQVTKIRNWPLASAFSVLITVVSAAGVLWMMYASFKQEKQAVK; via the coding sequence ATGGTACAAGATCATTCCCGGCGGCGGTACGCCTTTTTGTATACCTTTCCGATGGCAGCATGGTTTACCGTCTTTTTTGTGCTGCCACTTCTCATCATCGGCGTGTATAGTTTTCTTCAAAAAGGATTATACGGCGGAGTTGTACGGCATTTCACGTTCAGCGCATATATACAGCTTTTTACCGCAAGCTACGGGCTATTATTTGTGCGGACGCTCTGTGTCAGTATTGCGGTAACGCTGATTTGCATCCTACTGGCGCTTCCCGCCGGATATGCAATTGCACGGAGTAAGCATCAGCTGTTCTTTTTGGTTTTGATTATCATTCCTTTTTGGACAAACTCATTGATTAGAATTAATGCATGGATTTCGATACTCGGTACTCAAGGCTTCCTCAATGGGCTTTTAAAAAGACTGCACCTCATTACGGAAAGCATTCCGTTTTTATATAACCGGCAGGCGGTGATACTCGTGCTGGTATACATGTTTATCCCGTATGCGATTTTTCCGATTTTTTCGGCAATCGACAAGTTTGACTTTTCGCTGTTGGAAGCGGCACGCGATCTCGGCGCTACTAAAACAGAGGCTATCTTTAAGGTTATGCTGCCGAATATCCGTGCCGGAATTCTAACCGCCGTCATCTTTACCTTTATTCCGGTATTCGGTTCTTATACCGTACCGCTCCTTGTCGGCGGTAAGGATTCTTATATGATCGGTAATCTGATTGTCGATCAAGTAACGAAGATCCGCAATTGGCCGCTCGCCTCAGCCTTTTCGGTGCTTATTACCGTCGTGAGCGCTGCCGGTGTCCTCTGGATGATGTACGCCAGCTTTAAGCAAGAAAAGCAGGCTGTAAAATAG
- the coaD gene encoding pantetheine-phosphate adenylyltransferase — MVKAVFAGSFDPPTFGHLNIIERAQKLFPEIHVVIAVNKNKNYCFSGEERLDVIQQLVSRWNNVSVHLWDSLIVDYAKKIKADVLIRGVRNDNDFLYEFDLAMMNKSLNPQIETLFLVPDPKFFVLRSSSIKELAAFGGDVSTMVPPIVEAMLKKKFSPKK, encoded by the coding sequence ATGGTAAAAGCTGTCTTTGCAGGTTCATTTGATCCTCCTACTTTCGGACATTTAAATATTATCGAGCGGGCGCAAAAGCTTTTTCCCGAAATTCATGTTGTTATTGCTGTAAATAAAAATAAGAATTATTGTTTTTCCGGCGAAGAACGATTGGATGTTATTCAGCAGCTAGTTTCTCGGTGGAATAATGTTTCCGTACATCTGTGGGATTCGCTGATTGTCGATTATGCAAAAAAAATTAAAGCGGATGTTCTGATCCGCGGCGTCAGGAATGATAATGATTTTTTATATGAATTCGATTTGGCAATGATGAACAAGAGCTTGAACCCGCAGATCGAAACGCTATTTTTGGTGCCTGATCCTAAATTTTTTGTGCTGCGATCCAGTTCAATTAAGGAGCTTGCGGCTTTCGGCGGTGATGTATCGACTATGGTGCCGCCGATTGTAGAAGCAATGCTGAAAAAGAAATTTTCACCCAAAAAATAG
- a CDS encoding formate--tetrahydrofolate ligase, with protein sequence MKTDIQIARETPLKPIQEIASELHIDSSAVIPYGFYMAKVPYTAIIPSRVKEHKLILVTSMTPTKAGIGKTTVSIGLALGLQRIGENAVLALREPSLGPCFGMKGGAAGGGYAQVLPMEEINLHFTGDFHAITSAHNMISALLDNYLFRTQNMPQGLKKVIWKRVLDVNDRALRSIVTGLGAGNGVPAESGFDITAASEIMAILCFASDIDDLRRRIEKIILGYRPDNTPFTVKDLGVAGAITVLLKNAINPNLVQTTENTPAFVHGGRFANIAHGCNSVIATEIALTYGDYVITEAGFGADLGAEKFFDIKCRKAGLSPALTVLVVTTGGLKLHGGVQEAELSKPNKEAFVHGFKNMDKHVENLRKFGQTVLVVLNKYDYDTEEEIECLRAYCRNIGVPFAVNSAFSDGGGGATNFARTVVGLIETEPSKPLTFTYQDSDDIKTKIEKICKQVYGAKNVAYSADAEKMLKRISTWGVDSYPVCIAKTQYSFSDDPKKLGVPEQFGMTVCEVIVNNGAEMIVAVMGDMMRMPGLPKEPQALRIDLVNGYIDGLA encoded by the coding sequence ATGAAAACCGATATCCAGATAGCACGCGAGACTCCTCTTAAACCGATACAAGAAATTGCATCAGAACTCCATATAGATTCTTCTGCCGTAATTCCGTATGGGTTTTATATGGCGAAGGTTCCGTATACCGCTATTATACCTTCCCGTGTAAAAGAGCATAAGCTTATCCTCGTTACCTCTATGACGCCGACAAAGGCGGGAATCGGGAAGACAACGGTTTCCATCGGTTTGGCGCTCGGCTTACAGAGAATCGGGGAAAATGCGGTGTTGGCGCTGCGTGAACCTTCGCTCGGCCCCTGCTTCGGGATGAAGGGCGGGGCGGCAGGCGGCGGTTATGCACAAGTGCTTCCAATGGAAGAAATCAATTTACACTTTACCGGCGACTTTCACGCCATTACCTCCGCGCACAACATGATCAGCGCACTGCTGGATAACTATTTGTTTAGAACGCAGAATATGCCGCAGGGTTTAAAAAAGGTAATTTGGAAACGGGTGCTTGATGTCAATGACCGTGCGCTCCGTTCAATTGTTACCGGCCTTGGTGCAGGAAACGGTGTTCCTGCCGAATCGGGATTTGACATAACCGCCGCTTCGGAAATTATGGCTATTTTGTGTTTCGCTTCCGACATCGACGATTTACGCCGCCGCATAGAAAAGATTATCCTAGGCTACCGACCGGACAATACGCCGTTTACGGTTAAAGACCTCGGTGTCGCCGGAGCAATTACCGTACTGCTTAAAAATGCGATTAATCCGAATTTGGTACAAACCACCGAAAACACTCCGGCATTTGTACACGGCGGTCGGTTTGCAAACATCGCGCACGGCTGCAATTCCGTTATTGCGACCGAAATAGCGCTTACCTACGGCGACTATGTTATTACCGAAGCGGGATTTGGAGCCGATTTAGGCGCTGAAAAATTCTTTGATATTAAATGCCGCAAGGCGGGGCTTTCGCCTGCTTTAACTGTGCTTGTCGTTACCACCGGCGGGCTTAAACTGCACGGCGGCGTTCAAGAAGCGGAGCTGTCCAAGCCCAATAAAGAGGCGTTCGTCCATGGATTTAAGAATATGGATAAACATGTTGAAAATCTGCGTAAGTTCGGACAGACGGTGTTGGTGGTATTGAATAAATATGATTACGATACCGAAGAAGAAATCGAGTGTCTTCGTGCATACTGTCGGAATATCGGAGTGCCGTTTGCCGTAAACAGCGCCTTTTCCGATGGAGGTGGAGGAGCAACGAATTTTGCCCGTACCGTTGTAGGGTTGATCGAAACGGAACCGTCGAAGCCGCTTACGTTTACATATCAGGATAGCGATGATATCAAGACTAAAATAGAAAAAATATGCAAACAGGTGTACGGCGCCAAAAATGTTGCTTACTCTGCCGATGCGGAAAAAATGCTAAAGCGGATTAGTACCTGGGGCGTCGATTCCTATCCGGTATGTATCGCAAAAACGCAGTATTCTTTTTCCGACGATCCCAAAAAGCTTGGCGTTCCGGAACAGTTCGGTATGACTGTCTGCGAAGTTATTGTAAACAATGGCGCCGAAATGATTGTGGCCGTTATGGGCGATATGATGCGGATGCCGGGGCTACCAAAAGAACCTCAGGCACTTCGCATAGATCTTGTAAACGGTTATATTGACGGATTAGCATAA
- a CDS encoding YfcE family phosphodiesterase: MNRFTCCENGVIADGAFCNRLQKADTASILLLSDTHGAVDAVQWILSNFSEECQACLFAGDGAQDIITVVREATTGLITVPPVIIMAQGNCDSQLYPPIFPDSENSKPFGLPVYQQKTIAGQHILLAHGHLHHVELDGRKLSMTAESLGCTIAVYGHTHIQSIECFGGVTAVNPGSPLRPRGKSYGGFAVLAIGNTKKTPNRTAAETDAGIADTGGAVIGKRGELKLYALTKKNAGAFSAAVHAVYPIYEHL, translated from the coding sequence ATGAACCGTTTTACCTGCTGCGAGAATGGCGTTATTGCGGACGGGGCTTTCTGTAACCGGCTGCAGAAAGCGGATACCGCTTCCATTCTGCTGCTTTCCGACACGCACGGAGCAGTGGATGCAGTGCAGTGGATTCTATCGAATTTTAGCGAGGAATGCCAAGCTTGCCTTTTTGCCGGAGACGGCGCTCAGGATATCATAACCGTTGTGCGCGAAGCTACCACCGGCCTGATAACCGTTCCACCGGTTATTATTATGGCACAAGGAAATTGCGATAGCCAGCTCTATCCGCCGATTTTTCCCGACAGCGAAAACTCGAAGCCATTCGGGCTGCCGGTATATCAGCAAAAGACGATCGCAGGGCAGCATATTTTATTGGCGCACGGACATTTGCACCATGTTGAGCTTGACGGGCGTAAACTGAGCATGACAGCTGAAAGCCTCGGCTGCACCATCGCCGTATACGGGCATACGCATATTCAAAGTATCGAATGTTTCGGCGGCGTTACGGCTGTCAATCCCGGTAGCCCCTTGCGTCCCCGCGGTAAATCCTACGGAGGCTTTGCTGTCCTCGCTATTGGCAATACAAAAAAGACGCCCAACCGAACGGCTGCAGAAACCGATGCCGGAATTGCCGACACGGGCGGCGCAGTGATTGGCAAACGCGGAGAACTGAAACTATATGCATTAACAAAGAAAAACGCCGGCGCTTTTTCCGCCGCCGTACATGCGGTTTATCCTATTTATGAGCATCTCTAA
- a CDS encoding ABC transporter permease encodes MSDIPQDIQQQLPVPYRHSPVKSPYRRLIQKFGKSKRDSEPARHARRAYKNLNSSWFSSTVLTFVLLFLVLPLAIIAVFSFNEGKAIVWSGFSLKWYAALFLESEKLWTSFWHSILIAFVSAFCSVVIGTFAGLGVQWYRFRGRGYVQAVSILPMVLPEVVIGMSTLIFFSAINIPLGFLSIIIAHITFCLPFVFLLVLARLEEFDFSIVEAAHDLGATERQTLFKVVIPAIFPAILSGFFMSVTLSLEDFVITFFVSGPGSTTLPLYVFSMVRYGISPVINALSLIMILGTMLIAFILRNFLKGIAASN; translated from the coding sequence ATGTCTGATATACCGCAAGATATTCAACAGCAATTACCGGTTCCGTACCGTCATAGTCCGGTAAAAAGCCCGTATCGGCGGTTGATTCAAAAATTCGGGAAAAGCAAGCGGGATTCCGAACCGGCGCGTCATGCCCGTCGTGCCTATAAGAATCTTAATAGCTCTTGGTTTTCTTCTACGGTATTGACCTTTGTGCTGCTGTTTTTGGTTTTACCTCTTGCGATTATCGCAGTGTTTTCTTTTAACGAAGGCAAGGCGATTGTATGGTCGGGCTTTTCGCTCAAATGGTATGCCGCACTTTTCTTGGAATCCGAAAAACTATGGACTTCATTTTGGCACAGCATACTTATTGCCTTTGTTTCCGCATTTTGTTCCGTTGTTATTGGTACCTTTGCAGGGCTCGGTGTACAGTGGTACCGGTTCCGGGGTAGAGGGTATGTGCAAGCGGTAAGTATTCTCCCGATGGTGCTGCCGGAAGTTGTTATCGGTATGTCTACGCTGATTTTCTTTTCGGCAATCAACATACCGCTCGGCTTTCTTTCAATTATTATTGCACATATTACCTTCTGTTTGCCCTTTGTGTTTTTGCTGGTGCTCGCACGCCTTGAAGAATTCGATTTTTCAATTGTCGAAGCCGCACACGACCTCGGTGCAACGGAGCGGCAGACCTTATTTAAAGTGGTGATCCCGGCGATTTTCCCGGCCATTTTATCCGGTTTTTTTATGTCGGTTACCCTGTCGCTTGAAGACTTTGTAATTACTTTTTTTGTGTCAGGCCCCGGTTCTACAACGCTGCCGCTTTATGTTTTTTCGATGGTGCGGTACGGTATTTCGCCGGTGATCAACGCGCTTTCCCTTATCATGATTTTAGGGACAATGTTGATTGCTTTTATTTTGCGTAATTTTTTAAAAGGAATCGCGGCCTCAAATTAA